The Osmia lignaria lignaria isolate PbOS001 chromosome 3, iyOsmLign1, whole genome shotgun sequence genome includes the window TTACAGTTCCATTTGTTTTTTAGTACCCACGAGAATTTATATccaaagaataattttcttttcctatgTAAGGCAAGATATTTCTAACtttcgagaaaaagaaaatactttCGCGTttggtaaaaatatatattctgaAAATTGTTTCCTCGTTAATCCACCTGAAAATACGTGTGCGTGGATTGTATTATAACATCATCACAGTGCCAgtggtatatacatacataacatTCATTCTAACATCACAGTATTTCATAATTGTATCTTTTTATATAGATCTCGATACACGCCCTATGGATATAATAATTACATCCTAAGATAATCATACAATCAAGCTTTCGTCCATCGTAAAATAATCAATCCCAATAACTAAAGACACTATAACTTTTCAATCGAGTTCTCTTTCTCTAAAGCGTCCTGTTTTTTCCTAATGAATGGAACGAATCCCCACAAAGAAGCACCAACTACTAAAATTATTCCCAAGATACTAAAAATCGGACCGTAACTCCCAATCTGTTCAAATATAATACCGCAAATCGGTGGACCAATGAGCTGAATGATTCCATTAACGAACAATGAAATCCCATAAGAAGAAGTTAGCTTCTCTGTTCCAAGCATGTCAGCCATGATAACCGCGGTAATACCGACGTATATACCGGATGCTAAACCGAAAACACCGCAATAAACAGACAGCATTGTGTAGCTAGTGGCAATTGGTAAAAGAGCTAACGAGATTCCAGAAATGAGCAATCCTCCAACGAAGTACCAGTGCTTTGGCATTATTGAGACATCGGAGAAAGCGGAGCCCCCGATACGTCCTATTAAATCTAAGATCGAAACGGTCGAAAGAAGAAGGGAAGACATGTTTTTGTCAAAGCCTAAGGAGATCGCGTACGCTGGCAATAGTATAACAAAGTTGGTGTAACTGACAGCGTTGGTAGAGTTTGATATCAATATAACTAAATAAATTGGATCTTTCAGTAAACTGAAATCGAAGAATTTGTTCTGTTGCTTCTCTTCGTCTTTGTTCCCCTCGTCGGTAGTTTTTCTTGTGAACGTACTTGATATTGCGTTCAACGTCAACGTGGACGCTCTTTCCGGATGTAAAGCAGACAACGTGCTTCCATGATACGGCGTGCTAACGTAATTAAACGACGACGTGCTAGGAGATTGAAACGGTGATCTCTGGCGTCTGAACAATTTATTGGCATCAGCACCTCGTTCTGGAACCGCGTGCAGGGCTGGAGTACTATGCATCTGGCCAGCTATCTCTCGTCCAGTAGGCATACTTATTTTTCTAGTCCTTCCCTGGACAGGTGTATTCTTGTAATATTCTAATGCAACGCTAGACGCGCTCTTTGGTACTATTGGCGCAGCCTTCTCGTTCGAATTCGAGGAAGAATCAACCAGTTTCGGTTGCTTCTCATCTTCTGGACTAGTTATCGTGTTCGATGCGGCCTCCAAGTCGTCGTTGTTCGACTTGTTTGACGGTGACGCGGGCACCATGTGTTTTTCCACCGGTTCGTACAAAAGAGCACTCGCCCATACATTTAAAGTGACAGCCCCCATTATTAATACTGCACCTctgtaaaaaagtaaaataaattttagcgTTTCGTTCGGTTCATCGACAGGATTGATATTGCTTACAATATCGTCACCAGGATAATCCGTGACTGTTGAGAAAAAGGAATCGGTAAGAAACATTAGTAGAATACAGCGTGGCTTCAAATGTCAATTACACACAAACAAGTACTTGAAGTTTCCCTAATGTTACTAAATAGATAattattctttccttttttaaattttactaaaGTTATACCATTAGTATAATAATTATGTAAACATGGAGTGGAATAGGAAATACTTTTGAACATCTGATGATTACacataatgaaatgaaaacaattcagaagataataaaatacaagCGTTTATAAAAACGCTTTATTTTCTATATTCCTTGCATATAGCCTTAATTACATAATTGAAACATGGTTGTAAAGTACCATGTttcataatatatgtataaaaaaatatatataaaggtTGAGAAATATAGTTTGACAATGCTAATAAAAGATTCATGTATCACAGATTTTGCTTGCTCACATTCACATAATTTTCTTATCACAAAGTCTTATATATCTAAGGATATATAAGACTTATCCTAATGAAGTTCTTATTTTAAATGACTCAATTGAATCCATTGGATGTTACATAGGTGTTTCATAGTCTGGACCGAAAATTCATGTTCCAGTTGGAGCAGACTATGACATACCCAATTTGCGCGTCAATCTGAAACTTTTTATACAGATAAAATGTGACCAAAGATCAGGtacttataatttaaatatattaactgAAGGAATTAATGTGAAACAAAAGGTGTTTGAACATTTCTTCAAAAATCAATGCTAACGCGTTTACACTAAATCTTTGAAAacagagaaagaaaggaagaaagttaTCAAAGATTTAACGTGTATCCCTTTTTCGCTATTTATAGATCGGGAtgtaaatgatatttttagCATGTGTTTCAGATCGCGTACAATATTCAGCGGTACGAGAGAAGTTCATCTTCTTGCATTTTGTCCCTGTCTTCATCCATGGAACACATTTTTctgtaacaaaagaaaaaaataaagggaCGCTTAGACGTGAACAATGTTGAATCTCGCTTGTGCGATAAtactatataattaaaaatctgatTTATTACGTATTCCACATTCGGCGGTTACTTTATTTGATAGACGCGTACTAATTACGATTATATAATGACCATAAATTCTCGGTTGGCGAAAAATCATTTTGACACAAAGCGTGTGTCTCGTGTCACTGGAAAGTAAaacgtttgaaaataaaatgctgaaagAACAATTTACACTCTGTCTTATTTATCGTTCGACAAGAACTTTTACTTACATTGCATACACGATGAAACTAAAGATAAAAGAATGGGCTGTATTCTACGTGtggtataaattaaaattaacgaaataaaacaaaagtaaagaaagataattttataaattaaaatgaaacaattatttcTTCTATGTTTCATCTATCACAGCTTTCAATAAACGAACTGTAACGGATAATGAATTGGAGTTATCTTAATTCCTCTTTTGAATTACGACACATTAACGCTAGACACGTGAGTATCACGCGTTtatcacatatatatatatacaacacGCATAATTGAAAAGACCAGACACTTTCAACGTCAGTACGTCAAGTACGTTTCCGTAGTTCTCACGGACGTGGTTTGTTATGTATGCACATATAAACAACAATGAGACGTGcatataaatttctttcatcAGCTATGCAACGGGCTTTTTTGTTAGTTTAATGATCAATCCGTTTTGAaagagacaaaaaaaaaagaataatgattATCTTCCATGTACATATACACATGTATTTCGAATAAACGTTTACACTTTTATTCTAAATAGTGGAATGTACTTTAATTCCAATACGTAATTGCGCAAAGATAGAACAGATGTCGTATCGTTTACACTGGCGATAAGTATCTGAAGGAAATCGGTAGAAGGATTGCGTCCCAGTCTTTAAATAACCACCCGGCCAAGGAACTCATCTTTATCATCGTGGAGAAAAATCATCACGGTACAATACGTCGTGTAATAATGACCCAGGCCTACTcgttccttattttttttttttttttttttaattgcggTCTCGGCGTAGTTGTGTCTATTTTTAAAACGAAgcgttaaaatatatattacacacAATGTAACTGGCGATAAGTTAAGTGAAAAGCGTGGTATTAATCTCTGTTTAacagatataaaaatataaaaaaaaactatGTTTAACGGAAAACTGATTCTTACCTAAAGCGTCACAAGCGTTATTTTCGGTGTAGACTTCTCGATTTAATAGAAAAACTGTTTCTGTTTATAGAACGTTAAAGTTAATCAGCGGTTCTTCGACACCCGACACGTAGATATTTCATACATCACCGTACGAGTGTCGAACAGTTACCTTCGACGATAACAGACGTTTGATTGAGAAGCTGTAAAACAGCTATAGAAAATTGTAATTGCTCTGTACATAAATGCACACGCGTGGTTCATTTCAGCATCGTGTGAAAGAAACTAGGCGCATACATGATATCAGTCAATagtaacatttaattaattgtaataatgatttataaatactcACCAGATATAATCCTTCACAAAACATACAAACTTTCTACGACAAAAACACTTTATTTGCAGATCTTCACGAGAACGAGAAGATGCACGTGAATGATACACAAAATCTTGGAATTTGTTTCAAACACATTCTATGTCACAAATTGCACAAAAATTAGACATATTAAATTTTGTtgaaatcaaattaaataaaattaatatactgAAGCGTGTCTTGCATTATTTatgtaatgaaaagaaaagaaaaaaaaaaggagttgaatataaatattcaatttaaacaaaacaaatgttttattaaaaataaaacaacaatttaatttttaatctcaATCATTTATCCTGGTTTCTTggtctaatttttcttttttgtaattataGGATCATTTTGTATGAATAAAGCCACAcctatttatttgtaaatggaaataaaatgacATACCTGTAACCATATTCTCGTAGAAGAACTCCTAGGATGGGTGGAAGGAATATTGAACCCAATGCACTACCAGATATACAAAGTCCATTCGCAAGTCCACGCAGCCGTACAAAGTAAGATGTTACAATATATACAGTTGGAGGGAAAGCCAATCCTGCTCCTGTTCCAACCAAGACACCATAGCTAAGGACAGAAGAAATAATTAGCTTGTATGTTTAGATTTAAAGGAATGTATGCttcaaatatacatttttatttgatgTTTCTATTATTACCTAACGCACAGGAAGGCCACAGAGTCTGCAAAATAACTTAGCATCATTCCTGCAGCTGCAAATGTTCCTCCTAATAGAGTTACTGTCCGGTAAGAATATTTAACCGATAATATACTGGACAGAGGCCCtacaataacaaattaaaatgtaatttaatctcagctgtaaataataattttctttcaaatattatattaaataaaagaaatgtttTACCAAGAGAACTGTATAGAAAATAACATAACGCTGGTATCCATGCAGCTGCGGAAGGCGATGCATCAAAAACTTCAAGAAATTCAACGAATAGAACGCCAAAAGATTTCACTGTTCCTGGGATAAGTAAATTGACCATAACGGATGCTAAAAGTACAAGCCAGCCCCATCCTCCATCCGGTGGAACTAAGTCTTCCTCTGCCGTTACCTTTTtaactgaaaaatataaaatatctatATTAGTGAATTTATTCATAAAGATAACATTTATCTTTATTACTTCCGCATAGTTCATGATAAAATGATGATTCAAAATGAGTAAACTATGTACTATACTACACCCACATTATCCCTTTTATCTTAAATGCACGCTTAAATATCAAAGATAAACATTGAACTTTTTAATTATAGCATATTAAAAATAACGttaatctgaaaaaaaaaaaaaaaaaaaaaaagaaaaaactttctGTTATTAACTCATTTAGAAGCTAAAATTACTATCAGTATacaagatatttttaaataaccgagataaaagaaaattatggcggcaattttcttaaaatacaaACCGGAAACGACATGTtgtttcttttgaaaatatCGAATGGACTTACCTTGTTTATTGGTCCCATTGAAGTTACTTTTCTTCTCATTTTCCAAGTGTTGTGACACCAATTTATAATCCCCTTTCTTATTTTTGCTCGCACCAAATTTGATGTTGATTCCATTGTCCTGATCTTGGACTCGTTGCATTGTCATcgaccttttcttttttacgttcACACTTGCGTGCGCGCGCACCCACACATGTATACGTATAATTATACAAAGGAAAAGCAATCGTTGCTCGTACGAAGAATTTCACGCAGGACCACCGTCGTATAAACTAATAAAtgcgatggaaaaaaaaaagatagaacaaTAGCTAGACCGATATCCACCGAAGAAATTACAatacagaaaaataaatatattgcgACCTACGAGTACACCAGTATCAATGTTCACAAACTGCAGGATCAGCAGTCGTGTCCTCCTCTCCGATCGCCTCGGACTTCATCAATTTGAATCTGATGCTGTTTACACCTACGCTACTGTAGCTTTTTTTGCTCCTCTGATAAGGGAAACCTCGTGAATCGGTCATAGACCTTTCACGCGTCAACGATTTTcttcgaaaaagagaaaaataacgaCGATATAGTTGACCCGACGACGCTACGAACTGCGACCCGCAGCGCGTTGATGTTGCAAGAAATTTCACTGGGCCAACACCTCCGCCCGTACCTCTTAATTTTGTTACTTTTTCAAATTGCATAGAGCACGTAAACAATGGCATGTATGTATAGGAAATTCTTATACGCAGCGGCTCACTGTCATtccgtgtaaaaaaaaaactccCCACGATAATCACCCTTTCGAATTGGACAACAACCGAACGGATTGTCCGTCACGGAACGACTGATCAGCTGTGTATTACGCAGACCCGTTTACCACTACTTCATCCTGACTCCCACCATGCCCGCGTCCTCCCGTTTTCCTTCCCTCCAGCGTTCAACCGATTCTCCCActctattttttaaaatggtGTTCGTTATGTGCCTCTCTTTTCTTCGTCTAGCCTTCCTGCTCTATTACCTTCTATTACAAAGTAGCGAGAAAGAGGACGAAGCAAGGAATAAAGAGAATGGAAAATTTATGACGGACACAATGGCACGAGACAGTAGGACACCGATGTAGGATAACGTATATTGTTTCTCTGTGCGACGGAACGCCGGACGAATTTAATATTTGTCGCGCGACGGCGTCCCACTTTTGAATAGAGAAATCGAGGTAGGAAAAACAAGATGAGCACCGATAAACCTCGTGCTATGATTATATTGAATGGAAATAACGAAAAATGTTTGTTATCGCTGCAAGGAAACCGCACTTAAGACTTATCGTGAAAAGCGACTCATCGTTAAGTTTACTCGCCTCTTGAAACGCTATATTATCTTGACGATCCCTTTTCAATTTACGATACCCTAAATATTGGGATTTTATGCAGGGGATAACGAATCGTTCAGTTCTTTCCTAGAATTTTCGGTTCTAGGCACACGTGCGAAGGTCTACTCTATACGCgccataaatatttaaatcgaTTGTCAGTATCATCGTTTTCTGACATAAAAGgtatttcaaatgaaacatcttatatatatatataaagcgttatttttcaaattgagaACTACTAGGGTTAGAGCGACGAGAAGAACGTCGCaaaaagaatattttgtatagtttttattgtaataatatttaatgacagattttctataaatatatttataaaatttcaataaggTCTCGCTGAGATTAGCTCAAAACCGTTGTGTTTGTGCGTCTCAATAATCGGAGtcaaaagttacagaggtttcaatttttctctagaaagtctatgggtcgcacattttagTTGCGCGCGCATCCCCTCAACGATACGTAATGCGTCGGCACGGGCGCTAAACCCGGGAGAAGTAAAAAAGTACAGCAAGTGCAAAAGAGGAAGAAGCGATCAAGGTTTGATCTTTGCCGATTGTCAAGATCgcggtttctctttctttttcattcgctcAGATCAATAGCAGGGCCGGccttgagatttcgggggttcgAGGCGAGCTCTGAAAAAGGGTCCcttgacataaaaaaaaatacctcaaataaaatttataaaattaacattaaagcttgtataactaatttagatttgcttCAAATATGCTTCAAATTGTATCacgtttggtcttattttaatcagtaaTACCTGACAATTTTATTGATAAAGGATTCAtctagcaaaaataaaaaagttttattgttaaattagtattgtctcaccgATATGCTGTTCTCGGTTGCTTTGATTCTTTGACACGGGCTCTAGATACGCGAGGGAAGAGCGGGTTATTACCTAGTTCtaatatattacaatatttatttccATGATGATTTATTTGTAATGCGAAACGCACCAACAGAAATCTACGCAAACAATTTTGATGCAGCGTCATTGTATAGTTTTGTAGAAAAGAGATTCTATCGTTTCAGTCATATCGCGGATTTCTGGTACCACGTGTTTGTAAGAGAAACCATTATGAGTATATTCAACGATAAGTGTTTGGATGGTAACAAAATATTTGAAGCAGGACGTATGCGATATAAAACAtgataacaaaattaatttctaaattaattttaatcgaatgcctaatttttaattgatgcaTCATTTTGCAGGTCTGGCTCACGAGTAATTTCAAAGATTAATCtagcttataataaataaataagtaaataaatgttggtttttaatagaattatgaaatttatccaaatactaattccttcccctccccgctccttagttccaaaaatccatatgtgctATACCTATTTTAACGAATGTgagtccggcaatctagtgataagaattttttaaaatgaaacaaagaTACAGTATTATTTTACCAGTCCGAATAATACCATATAGGTAATCTAAATTCAAAGTAATATTAAGTCACTGGATTTGGAAAAAGTTGTTTTGATCAAAGCAAATGTCCTACTTCTTTTTCAAGTACACATCGAATCGAACACTTCATTTTTATCAGCCGTATGGAGTTAAATGCGCGACAAACCGATATATCCTCCATACTCGTACACCAGATCTGCATTCTGAATCTACAGAATTACGATAAGCAACGTTTCAGATATTCCAGATACCGAAGAGCACACAATAGATGTGCttttaattatgtaattatattatataatagtGTCTACTTTGCAATTCATCAAAATATGATAAAAATCAGCGGTTATTGATATTCGTCGAAAAAAAGACATCTAATAGTAAAACACGTGGTTTATCTTGACTAGATAAGAAACGAACTGCTCTATGTTGCGGGGTATCGGATCGTACGTAGTTGCGAAAAGTCGTAGACAATACAACAAGTTAATTGTTCTCCATTGCAAATTAACTTGAAACATGCAATTGACAGCAGTAACTACACGCATGACTCAGTCTATATTTGTTCTTATTAAGCATCAATTGGTGTTGCGATGACAGTTATAAGAAGGATGACGCTCGAGTCACCGAACCGGCTTCTCGTATTTAAAACACGTATGCGGTTTATGCATTTTGATAATTCGAATCGAATCGTCTTATTCTTGGAAAACATTCTTCGAGAATGCGTATAATCCCTGCTCGCGGATGAAGATACAAGAATGCGAGTAAATATTTAATCGAACAATCACAGCTATGAGGAAACTACAATGCCTTCGCGCTATATTTCTTATCGTATAATAGTGGTCATACAGGTTATGCGAAAAGAAATATTCTCGAGAGAATCGCAAGATAACGCACACaacaattaacaaatttattcaataaaaaatattctttttggATATCTCAGGAGATACAATCTTATCTAAtgctacaattttttttatagtaaattatattattacagaaaagaaaaaaatgggaaAAATTATGTTGAACTATGAAATTATTACAATGGTTTATGAATTCCTTGAATTATTGTAATGTTATTGTAACATCTAAAAGAACGATATTTATTGATAAAAAGTGATATCTCGACTCTCCCTTTCCCCCCCCGCCGATCATTGCGTTAGAATGCCGTTGATGGCGTAATGGGTTCGAGTTAACACAAGATGTACAAATAGAAATGCTTCTGTCAACAACGCTGTAAATTGCCACTGGAATACTTCATTGACGACGAGTATCCATGtcaacaaaaatatttgttactTCAAGCAAGTAAACGTCTTGCTTAACTCTAGCTAGTAAAATCTAATTGCTGAGTTGGTTGGATGTTTTgcttagaaaaaattaaaatgtagaaataatatttaacagcAATGAACAGATATTTTATGAGATGATTTTATGAAATCTGAACTAATGATCATTTGGATGACAACATCGTTTTCGTTTAAACAGTTtagttaaatatatttatttcttgtcatcgatgaaaatataatatagcaAAGTGTTTCTACACAAAGCTCTCCATCTAATTCAAGTTACAATGTTTAAATACAAATCACAGTTAATAATTTGTGAAGTTCCTAAACTATGAATTATTTAGTGGCTAATTATAATTAGCACTACTCTTCATTGCTGTCTAGGTCTGAATCATGTTTTATTTGAATCAGTATCTttgctttctttcattttttgctTTTGTTTTATACTGTAATCTGACAAAGCAGCCTTAATTGCATCTTCTGCAAGCACTATAATATATAAAACAAGAGGTTAAGCTCTGTACTTATTTTACATAGAAAATTAAGCGCAACTGGATAACTATCACATTTCATATTTCCTTTAGTTTTACTTAAAACTAATTGCTCTGAACTGTTTTCAAACAGTTCATAAAAATGTCAACCTATATCCAATAATTATTTTGCTATATCACTTACTTGAACAGTGCAGCTTGACAGGTGGTAAGCACAATTCTTTAGCAATATCGGTATTTTTTAATGCCAATGCTTCATCAACCTGTAACATACATCAATAAATtatatgttttataataaaaaatttacaaaaacatAGTACTCACTGTCTTTCC containing:
- the hrm gene encoding solute carrier family 16 member hermes, with the protein product MTMQRVQDQDNGINIKFGASKNKKGDYKLVSQHLENEKKSNFNGTNKQVKKVTAEEDLVPPDGGWGWLVLLASVMVNLLIPGTVKSFGVLFVEFLEVFDASPSAAAWIPALCYFLYSSLGPLSSILSVKYSYRTVTLLGGTFAAAGMMLSYFADSVAFLCVSYGVLVGTGAGLAFPPTVYIVTSYFVRLRGLANGLCISGSALGSIFLPPILGVLLREYGYRGAVLIMGAVTLNVWASALLYEPVEKHMVPASPSNKSNNDDLEAASNTITSPEDEKQPKLVDSSSNSNEKAAPIVPKSASSVALEYYKNTPVQGRTRKISMPTGREIAGQMHSTPALHAVPERGADANKLFRRQRSPFQSPSTSSFNYVSTPYHGSTLSALHPERASTLTLNAISSTFTRKTTDEGNKDEEKQQNKFFDFSLLKDPIYLVILISNSTNAVSYTNFVILLPAYAISLGFDKNMSSLLLSTVSILDLIGRIGGSAFSDVSIMPKHWYFVGGLLISGISLALLPIATSYTMLSVYCGVFGLASGIYVGITAVIMADMLGTEKLTSSYGISLFVNGIIQLIGPPICGIIFEQIGSYGPIFSILGIILVVGASLWGFVPFIRKKQDALEKENSIEKL